The genomic window TATAGAgacatttgtttatatattttttaattttggaaaacaggatcaaatgacttgtccaaggtcatatagctattaagtggggtcaaatctgaattcaggtcctcctgactccagtgcccaTTCTTGATCCACCATACCTTCTTGTTGCCCCCAGGAACCATTTTAAACCAAACCcattttttccatactattttattcaatttcacAATTCTTAGAGGGTTAATTAGAATAAACAGAGGGCAATGTTCACTTTTTTCCAGTGAAAACCTTTAAAGTTATAATGTAAATCAATTTAAAGCAGTTCAGTatgaggaaaaattattttaattcaattttattcaattctattctattcaattaaaacaaatctgggggcagccaagtggtacaatggatagagcactggccctggagtcagggttcaaatctagcctcagacatttaacatttaacatttactagttgtgggacctttgataagtcacttaaacctgttgccttgcaaaaaaaccaaaaaaccaaaaaaaacatttCTGTTGTTCAAAGACACTTGCCTAAGTGCTTATGCTTATAAGGAGGAAATTAGCCCAAGAATCTTAAATTCAAGTAGAGAAGATAAGACATAAATAAGTATGACACAAATTATGATAAACAAATCACATTCAAAGAAGCAATTGTGCACTGGAAAGAAAAAGGTCTCTTTTAACTAGTGGCATCAGGGAAAGATTATTGGAATATTTTAAATTGTAGCTAGAGTTCAGAAGAATGAAATTATATTCATAGGCAGGAACTATGATGCAgtaagggaaaaatcatgaatcAGAGAGTCCACAGAGTCTGTTTAGTTAGccaatcaacatgcatttattattcaTTTGCTCTTTGCTAAGCTGGGgttacaaagagaggcaaaaatagttcttgccctcaagaagcctaTATTGTAATGGGGGAGGATAACATCTAAATAACTAAGGCATATACAGCAGTAGATGTAGTAATAGAGAAACTCTTGGAAGGGAAGAGAGCAACAACTGGGGGAGCAATGGGATAGACaagagtcttgaaggaagtcataGAAAGTTAGGGGCAGGAAATTAAGAGGAAGACAATTTTAGAAGTGGGTGATagtaaatggaaaggagaaaaggaatattACTTGTGAAGAATAGCATCTAGGAAAATTTAGTTTTATTGAGATAATTAaagtttaagaagactggaaagttggTAAAGCACTAGATTaggaagattttaaaatattaagcagaaaacttaaaaaaaattgatcattgaagaaattgaaagacATTGCAGTTTATTAAGCAGGGAGTGAATTGGTGAGACCTAAgcatagaaaaatcactttgataattgagtggaggaaaaattagagTAGGGAGAGATTTATGACAGGAGAACTAATATGAGGCTCTTGCAGTAATTCAGGTGAacatctggaaaaagaaataataataatgactttaATTAGGATAGTGATCACGTGAATGGCGAGAACTATTCCCATATAAGAGATATTATGAAGGTAAAGGTAGAATGAGAGTGAAGAGGCAAGAACAACACTGAGGTTGTGAGACTGAGTTATTGACAAGTTATTGTGTCCTGAACACAATATTAGATAAGTTTTGAAAAGGGAAGcctaatgagttctattttggacacaTTGAAATTGTGATACCTATGTaaccaaaataaaaggaaaatgaatgtttctataatattttctataatgTTTATCCTAGGCCTATTGAGTGTTTCTTAAAGACTCTTTTATAAGAGAGTAATCTGGCAGAATCTCAGCATTTGAAAATGACCCAAGAGGATACATTTTCTATTCAAATAGGTCTATTTCTAGGTTTAAATAAGACCATCTTTTGTCATATATTGTTGGCAAAAGTGCAGCATTGCTACTATTAGAACAATCAATATAAAGACTCCTATCCATCCtcaaagatagagctgatggtgtctgaatacatgTTGAAGCATACgtttttatgttgttttccttggggctttctttttttgggggggtctatgtttactttcacaacatgactgttatggaaatgttttacatgacaaaacatttttaacctatatcaaggtTTTCTAAATGAAGGGGAGTGAGATggtaagaagggagagaattcagaattcaaaacttgacaaaaaaatgttaaacttgtttttacatgtaactgggaaaaaagaaaataaaatatattaaagaaaaaaggataatcAATAGTGTATCTCTTTCCTTCACTAATAGATGATCAGAAGTTCTATAGTTTATGAATAAAGGACACAGTTTAAAatcttttgttgttttgcttgtttttgatCTTCCTTAGGTAAGATGACATGAAGCAGACAATGTGGTTGGAGAATCAAACTCTGGGGACAGATTTCATCCTGTTGGGGCTCTTTAGCCAAAGCAAATATTCTACTGTTTTCTATTCATTggtattcattattttcttaatagTTCTTACTGGGAATACCACTCTGATCTTTTTGATTCAAAGTGATTCCCACCTCCACACTCCCATGTACTTCTTCATCAGCCAACTTTCACTCATGGACATGATGTATATGTTTGTCACAGTGCCAAAGATGCTGTTGGATCAGGTGATTGGGATTCATAATATTTCAGTCCCAAGCTGTGGGATACAGATGTTCCTCTTTGTAACACTTGGTGCAGCAGAGTGCTTTCTTTTGGCAGCTATGTCCTATGACAGATATGTGGCCATTTGTCACCCTCTCCGCTACCCCATCCTCATGAACCATAGAGTTTGTATCCTTCTAGCAATTGTCTGTTGGTTCTTGGGTTCCCTTGATGGTTTCATGCTCACCCCCATCACCATGAGCTTCTCATTTTGTAAATCCCGAGAGATCCAACACTTTTTCTGTGATGTCCTTGCATTATTGAAACTCTCCTGTTCAGATACCTCACTCTATGAGACTCTCATGTACCTGTGCTGTGTCATTATGCTCCTTATCCCTGTAGTAGTTATTTTAAGCTCTTACTCCCTTATTCTTCTCACAGTCTATAGGATGAATTCAGCTACTGGTCGAAGGAAAGCATTTGTCACATGTTCCTCCCACCTAACTGTTGTTATTCTCTTCTATGGAGCTGCCATCTATACGTACATGCTTCCTCCTTCTTATCATACTGCTGAAAAGGATATGATGGTATCTGTCTTCTATACTATTCTCACACCTGTTCTGAACCCTCTAATCTACAGTCTCAGGAATAAAGACGTCACAGCAGCTTTAAAGAAAGTGTTATGGTCAGAGTTGGTTTTAGCTAATTTTCAGTAGATGAAGGTGGCCTCCAAATATTTAACACCCCaagttgtttcattttattcaaatttccCTGTAGGAATATTTCCCTACCTCCCATCCTCTTCTCAATTAATTTCCTCTCCTTGAGACTTTGTGAGTCTTTTTTGGTTAATGTTTTCCTTGTTCAGTAAAAATATCATTGACATTTAAGTCAAAATATAAGAATTTAATTCTCTAGCTATGATGTGCTAACTAGATTACCATGACCAAACAACTGAAGATCTCTAAGAGTTGATTTACTTTTCTGTCCAatgttgttttaaataaatagttattaaataccTTAAAAGTGAATGGGACTTATATGGATTTATCAAAAATTGCTTTTACTCAGTTCACCTCATTTTCTGGTTGTATGACATTACTCAGATGAAATTTCATGGAAATGAGATTAGTTACCTCTCAAGATAATGTCAAAACATTTTAGAAAGTTTTCCATCCTATTAAATTTAAAGAAGATTGTCTTTAAAAAGAACTAATTGAATGACTGACATCAATGAGTCAACAAACAAGGAGTCTTACTTATACCCATCACCATGACCTTCCCATTTTATTAAATCCAAGAAATTCATTAGCTGTTTTGTGTGGACCTTGCTTTTTCTTACTTCCCTCTATGAGATTGTTATGTACTGCGTTGTGTTCTTATGCTCCTCCCTGCAATGGGGTGAAAAATCTCATTAGTATATTActctttttactttctcttttctccacacTCTTAAAACATGCAGAATAGACAAAtctcttcttatttttcaaattttacacCTTTTTTGAAGACCTTAAAATTTGAAAGAACATTTATTTCCTCATCCCCCTACATCATAATGTATCATCCTTCTATCACTCAAATgagtctttttagtttttttctcttgtaTATCATCCTACTTACCActaatcttttcatcagaaatgtttgaaagaCTTTGGTTCCATTAGAATTATGCTAAACATTATAGGTTAAATTATTGTGGTAATCATATAACTTTCCTCATTTGGATTAATTGTATATAaagatctgatttaatttttagTAAAAGCCACCATGTATTTTACCATCTTTACTGGTTCAGTTTGATCCATACAGTTTTCATTTATAACTTCTTGAATTATAGTGTCTAGAGACTTTTCAAAAACCATTTTAAGATatttaagaggcagctaggtggtgcagtaggatagagcaccggccctggagtcaggaggacctaagttcaaatctgaccttagattgtgtgaccttggacaagtcactcaacaccatttccataaataaaattaaaaaaaagaattttagtaattattaaattatctttattgATAGTGTCTTTTTGatagttattttacattttccatcttttaattttgttctaatatttcatgCCATCTCATGGAGTTAGTGATTTCTgtttagtttattttaatttttagttattctatttttaagggaAAGCTTCCTACTGCCCCCATCTACTTTGTCtcctttaaattatttcctcaaaaatatttgatttcatattgcttaatttctctaagtatttatatagtccttatgagaaatacatttttttgagTCTCTTACCTGCAAGTTTTATGGAGTTGgatttataatacattttatatagaGTCAGGATTTCTTTATTTACTCATCTTACTAGCTTTAGTTTCTAAATTAGAATTGTCTCCAAGTTTCAGGAGAAACTGGCTCTTGGATGTTTTGGCCTACCTTGTTTGCTCTCACTTTTGGTTGTTTGTTGACTTTTCCCTCTGTGGTTAGGTACCTCTGATTTTTGGAGGTTCAGAGAATAAAATCTAGATTCTCTCTCTTATGTCTCAAAGTAGAATTTTGGGCATCTTAGAGCCCCTTGATCTGAATACTGTTGGCATGATGCTGTTTGGAACCTATGCCACTTGCTGCTTGGTACTGCTTTTCAGGGTTTTCaaaaattctcactttttttcccctaagatttCCTTCCTTGGTAAGTTAAACCTTCATTATAAGTGTTGTTTGCTATAACTCTTTCTGCTTCATGTGGAATTAATCACTTTCTTTGTCCACTAATACTGATTATAAAATAATCACTTGTAACTTCTTTGTTAGTTAAAAGtccatttttccccaaaatttgtAATTTGTGAGAACTCATCACATAGATTTTGTGCCCTTCAACCTAAGacaatattaatttatttcatatttattctcgAGGTAAATCTAGCATTTGAATTGGGCTGCTTCTGTAGGCCAAGATACAACAATAATTTGAAACATCCTAGAATAGGTTTCCTGTTGATAAAACAGTCACCAAACTGTTAAGTGCACTGCTGAATATATGTCAAGGCTGAGCTTCTAAAAAGACCAATAATTAATTTGCTCTTAAGGTCAGTCATACTGTGTCTCAAATCTTCAGGTCTACAATGAAGGAGAATATTTGTTGTTAAGTAATTCAGAAATAGGGCCTTCCTCTAAATAAGAGCAGTTCCCTTCCTAATATACCATACTGAAGATGTACTGCTAcaaagtgaattctctcaatacTTTAAGGAAGGATGACTTCTGTAATTGAGTATCTCACCAAAAACTAAGAGAGACATTAGAGACAACTTACTTTGTCTCTTATCCTAAGATTTGGTTAACTGCACCATTTCCTTCAATAAATTTCACCTGAATAAACAAGTTGCATGTttgactgtttttatttttagcctTTGAAAATTTACTTTTGAATCCATTGCAAATTGTGATGATTATGTGAAGAAAAATTATCTGAGTATGGCAATGGGAATTCCTTCCTTGACTCTTGATTTGCctatgaattattttaataaggtatattattattattttcatatcttAGGTCAAGTTTATTAGACTTCTATCATCTTAAAGGGGAAGAAATCTGCTAATACTATATTTAAGCCATAAATTAGAAATGTTTACAGAACTGTTATTTTATAAAGAATCTTGttcttaatattaattatattatattcttttagCTATCACAGATAATAGAACTGTTTATATATGAGAAATCTTATCAAGGTGAAACCTGGCTCCCTCAGGGTCTTGGTAGGCATTAAACCACTAACTTTCAAATGGATAGAGGACTGCTAACTGACTAAACCTAATTTAGAAAATTCTATATATCAGATATGTACATATACTCTTAGTACCCAGGTCAGCTAGTCTCAGCaccttgaaaaaaagaacatttagagGACTGGTCTATATGAATACTCTGAATTGCCTAGGCTGGATGTGCCTTGCCTCTGGCAGAAAGAAATCtaagatatatttaaataaagCAACCCCTAGAACAAGTAGCAATGATAGATAGCAAATATCCAATATTAGATTATGgaactaaaaaattaataatatttgactatgttacattttatttgatttataagAGGTTCTTTGCAACatagcttaattttaaaaaaatcaagcttTTGACTTTGGAACTGTGACAGATGGGAAAATGGATAGTAGGGGGTTGGAAGATGAAGGGGAAGTTGGTTGGAGAAACCACAAGCTAAGCCTAATCTTCCAAATTCTCCATATGTAATATGGAATAAATATAttggagaaataaatatattGGAGAAAATTTGTCAAATTCTTCATGGATCAAAAAATGTTAGCTAACTATTGTATTAGCGGAACTAGGATGTATAATGTTCaaagtgctaggcctggagttaaaaagacctgagttcaactgtgacctgacacttaatagctgtgtgaccctgggcaagtcattcattttgtttgcttatttcctcataTGTATAATAATCTAGACAAGGAAATTAGGAACtcctctagtatttttgccaagaaaactccaaataatgtCACAGAGGGTTAGTCATAATTGTACTGAATGAACAACTATAATAACAAAAACTATTGTATTAAATTTCTATTTGTGTGTATTTGAGTGAGTTTTCttacagattttgtttttgttctccaTTCACAAATGTTAATAGACCTTCAGTGAGgaaaatagaagatcatgcaccaacactccctccattttggtctACCATTTTCAAGTTGAAGTATTAACAATGTGACTGAGAGCCCAGTCTTTAGACAATGCACAATAATTTCTTCCTGCTGAAAATCTTGCAGAAAAAGAGTGAGCCTACTTCAAAAACTGAAAGGATCCTTTGCCTCTAAGCTTTACAGCAACTGTAGGTCTTCTATTACTTTTTCCTGTTGTTATTTCCTGTTCCTTTTTGTGAGGTGACAACAGTATTTTAATTGGCTGCTGAATTATAACTGAGTGTATATGCAAAAGGCTCAAAGAGATTAATTCCCTGTCTTTTCTTGGAAGCTTTCAAGtaaggaagaagagatgaggTGGGTCTTCTTGTGGAAGGCAGTATCACTAACATGCTGTTGTTTGTTCCTAGATCTATTTTATTCCCTGCTGACCATAACTGAAAATCCATGACATTggtctttcttttatctctgtgAATTTAATCTTTCCTATTTGTATGTGCATTCATATAAACAATGTAACCAGGTTATGACATTGTGAACTTAAGAAGGTCAGAAAACGCATCCAAGGTTCTGTCAGTACATAGAATGGTAGTAGCAGAAGCTAAGTACAGAGAGAAGCCAACCTTGAGGAGCAACTCTTTGACCAAGGGACTTAGCTATGATGCCAGGAAATGAACTTGGTAAGAACTCATATAGGGAGAAATGGACTTGCTGGCCAGGAAGTACCTGCCCTGGTTGTAGGGGAGAGACAAAAGAATTTGAAGCAACCAGTTCAAACTGAACATCATTCCCTCCTGTGACTATGTAGGTTTGTAGAGGGGAAAATAATACATCTTAGTTTAGCAGGAATATTGTACTTCAGTCCTTGCTACTCCTTCTGAGTAAGTATCCTTTTGTAAAGGTAAATAGATgttaatcaatatttttatattgggAAATATggacttttacttgatttttaggAACACATCAAATGGAGGATCATTATTAATAGTAATAGACAGagttagctaggtggtacaatggatatagcattggctctggagtcaggaggaactgaattcataTTCAgtcttaataatcacctagctatatggtcttgggcaagttgcttaaccccattgccttgcaaaaacaaacaaaaagtagtTATAGACAATCTAATAGGGTTACCCCTAGGATTCTGGGGGAAAAACAGTCCTAGGACTTTGGAAAGCAGCCTGCTCATTCAAGTCATGGTTAGGATAGTAAATTTAGAGACTGACCTGTATTTTCTTAAGGCAGAACTAAACTGAATCCAACATTCTTCTTTGTCCCCTCAGAAAGCAGTCAGGTAGTACAATGCTAGGAGTGTTggagacctgaatttaaatttaaccTTAGACACCtattagcaatgtgaccctggataagtcacttaactctagtGTCtgcatttcctcaattgtaaaatgcaGATAACAACACCTTACTTGTGAAGATCGAGTGAGGTCATATTAACAAAGTACCTAGCTTTACAAAGTGCCTGTCAAatagtagacatttaaaaatacttattttcttcctttgtttcttttcccctcaGACAAAAGTGAGTCAGAGGGAAATTTTGCTGTCTTGAACAAGGCTGGACAGTTGAGTCACTGGACTTCATTGATTcagattttccttctcttcccagaTATGCACAGC from Macrotis lagotis isolate mMagLag1 chromosome 2, bilby.v1.9.chrom.fasta, whole genome shotgun sequence includes these protein-coding regions:
- the LOC141511500 gene encoding olfactory receptor 2T29-like, producing MKQTMWLENQTLGTDFILLGLFSQSKYSTVFYSLVFIIFLIVLTGNTTLIFLIQSDSHLHTPMYFFISQLSLMDMMYMFVTVPKMLLDQVIGIHNISVPSCGIQMFLFVTLGAAECFLLAAMSYDRYVAICHPLRYPILMNHRVCILLAIVCWFLGSLDGFMLTPITMSFSFCKSREIQHFFCDVLALLKLSCSDTSLYETLMYLCCVIMLLIPVVVILSSYSLILLTVYRMNSATGRRKAFVTCSSHLTVVILFYGAAIYTYMLPPSYHTAEKDMMVSVFYTILTPVLNPLIYSLRNKDVTAALKKVLWSELVLANFQ